One region of Glycine max cultivar Williams 82 chromosome 9, Glycine_max_v4.0, whole genome shotgun sequence genomic DNA includes:
- the LOC100788914 gene encoding abietadienol/abietadienal oxidase, whose product MRENISESWLLVMSTVILATAIFAKLFQFKLRTEDKSKCRLPPGRRGWPLIGDSINWYNAVASSHPPQFVEEMVKRYGKIFSCSLFGKWAVVSADPSFNRFVMQNEGKLFKSSYPKSFRDLVGKNGVITVQGDQQRKLHGIASNMMRLEKLKFHFLNDVQKVMLQTLSNFNNNQVILLQDVCRKVAIHLMVNQLLGVSSESQVNEMSQLFSDFVDGCLSIPINIPGYAYHTAMKGREKIIGKINKTIEVHRQNGASIEGNGVLGRLLEEESLPDDAVADFIINLLFAGNETTTKTMLFAVYFLTQCPRAMKQLLDEHDSLRSSNSGDEFLTWQDYKAMTFTQCVIDETLRLGGIAIWLMREAKEDVQYQDFVIPKGCFVVPFLSAVHLDENVYGGALNFNPWRWMEPENEEKRNWRTSSFYAPFGGGARFCPGAELARLQIAFFLHYFVTTYRWTQIKEDRMSFFPSARLVNGFEIRLMRRHDNETD is encoded by the exons atgagagaaaatatttCAGAATCATGGCTATTAGTTATGAGCACTGTGATACTGGCCACTGCAATATTTGCAAAGCTATTTCAATTCAAGTTAAGGACGGAAGATAAAAGCAAATGCAGATTACCACCAGGAAGGAGAGGCTGGCCTTTGATTGGTGACAGCATCAATTGGTACAATGCTGTTGCAAGTtctcatcctcctcagtttgtTGAAGAAATGGTGAAAAG GTATGGTAAGATATTTTCATGCAGCCTATTTGGAAAATGGGCAGTGGTGTCAGCAGATCCAAGCTTCAACCGGTTTGTAATgcaaaatgaaggaaaattatTCAAGTCAAGTTACCCAAAATCTTTCAGAGATTTGGTTGGTAAAAATGGTGTGATCACAGTGCAAGGAGATCAACAAAGGAAACTACACGGAATTGCCTCCAACATGATGCGCCTAGAGAAGCTTAAGTTCCATTTCTTGAATGATGTACAAAAGGTCATGCTCCAAACTTTGAGTAATTTTAACAACAACCAAGTCATTCTTCTTCAGGATGTTTGTAGAAAG GTGGCTATACACTTGATGGTTAATCAACTATTGGGGGTTTCAAGTGAGTCTCAAGTTAATGAAATGTCTCAGTTGTTTTCTGACTTTGTTGATGGTTGTTTATCCATTCCCATCAACATCCCTGGCTATGCATACCACACTGCTATGAAG GGAAGGGAGAAAATCATTGGCAAGATAAACAAGACCATAGAGGTACACAGACAAAATGGTGCTTCCATTGAAGGTAATGGTGTACTAGGAAGATTACTAGAGGAAGAAAGCTTGCCTGATGATGCTGTTGCAGACTTCATTATCAATCTTCTCTTTGCGGGAAACGAAACAACCACCAAAACAATGCTCTTTGCAGTCTATTTCCTTACTCAATGTCCTAGAGCCATGAAACAACTGCTG GATGAACATGATTCTCTGAGGAGTAGTAATTCTGGAGATGAATTTCTTACATGGCAGGATTATAAAGCAATGACATTCACTCAATGT GTTATTGATGAAACACTAAGACTTGGGGGCATTGCAATTTGGTTAATGAGAGAAGCAAAAGAAGACGTTCAATACCAAG ATTTTGTTATTCCCAAAGGGTGCTTTGTGGTTCCATTTCTTTCAGCAGTCCATTTAGATGAGAATGTATACGGTGGAGCTCTAAATTTCAACCCTTGGAGATGGATGGAACCTGAAAATGAG GAAAAAAGAAATTGGAGAACTagttcattctatgcaccctttgGAGGAGGTGCTAGATTCTGTCCAGGAGCAGAGTTGGCTCGCCTCCAAAttgctttttttcttcattactTTGTAACTACTTACAG ATGGACACAAATCAAAGAAGATAGGATGTCCTTCTTTCCCTCTGCTCGATTGGTGAATGGTTTTGAAATTCGTCTAATGAGAAGACATGATAATGAAACAGATTAA